The following proteins are encoded in a genomic region of Populus nigra chromosome 16, ddPopNigr1.1, whole genome shotgun sequence:
- the LOC133675922 gene encoding ERAD-associated E3 ubiquitin-protein ligase component HRD3A: protein MQKYNLTLSLLIFSLLLPSLLAGPFVLILSQDDLKDIPSSATTTDADPAESLPEWDEFGDSDSKPEHELEPGSWRPIFEPDAVNSSTSESKLDTEMEQYYSAVEKMLSAVSDGEVGVMEESVAEIEELASVKRNSHAQSVLGFLYGLGQIKERNKAKAFLYHNFAAKGGNLQSKLAIAYTYYRQHTYEKAVKLYAELAEVAVNSFLISKYSPVIEPVRIHNGAEENKEALRKSRGEDDDVFQILEYQAQKGNAGAMYKIGYFYYFGLRGLRRDHAKALAWFSKAVEKGEPRSMELLGEIYARGAGVERNYTKALEWLTLAAKQQLYSAYNGMGYLYVKGYGVEKKNYTKAKEYFERAADNEDAGGHYNLGVIHLKGIGVKRDVKLACQYFIVAANAGQPKAFYQLAKMFHKGVGLKKNLPMATGLYKLVAERGPWNSLSRWALESYLKGNVGKASLLYSRMAELGYEIAQSNAAWILDKYAEHSMCVGESGFCTDSERHQRAHSLWWEASEQGNEHAALLIGDAYYYGRGTVRDYERAAEAYMHAKSQSNAQAMFNLGYMHEHGKGLPFDLHLAKRYYDQALEIDSAAKLPVTLALTSLWIRKNYADSFMVQVIDSLPEFYPKIEAWVEKVILEEGNATILTLFVCLLTVLYFRERQRRNAGVAAGEVGIPDQPIEHAPPAPN from the exons ATGCAGAAATACaatctcactctctctctcctaattttctctctcctcctcccATCTCTCCTCGCCGGCCCATTCGTTCTCATCCTCTCACAAGACGACCTTAAAGACATCCCTTCCTCCGCCACCACCACCGATGCGGACCCCGCTGAGTCACTGCCTGAGTGGGACGAGTTCGGCGACTCCGACTCCAAACCCGAACACGAACTCGAACCTGGCTCCTGGCGCCCGATCTTTGAACCCGACGCCGTCAATTCCTCCACCTCCGAATCGAAACTCGATACGGAGATGGAGCAGTATTACTCCGCCGTGGAGAAGATGTTGTCGGCGGTGAGTGACGGCGAGGTTGGAGTTATGGAGGAATCAGTGGCTGAAATTGAGGAATTGGCGAGTGTGAAGAGGAATTCGCATGCCCAAtcggttttagggtttttgtatGGGTTAGGGCAAATTAAAGAGAGGAATAAAGCTAAGGCTTTTTTGTATCATAATTTCGCGGCCAAGGGAGGCAATTTGCAGTCTAAACTGGCTATTGCCTACACTTATTACCGGCAGCAC aCGTATGAAAAGGCAGTTAAATTATATGCGGAATTAGCAGAAGTAGCAGTAAATAGTTTTTTGATTTCAAAGTATTCTCCCGTGATTGAACCAGTTAGGATACATAATGGGGCTGAGGAGAATAAGGAGGCCTTGAGGAAATCACGAGGGGAGGATGATGACGTGTTCCAGATTTTGGAATATCAAGCTCAAAAAGGGAATGCAGGTGCTATGTATAAAATTGGGTATTTTTACTACTTTGGATTAAGAGGATTGAGACGTGATCATGCTAAAGCATTGGCATGGTTTTCAAAGGCTGTGGAGAAAGGGGAACCTAGATCAATGGAACTTCTTGGTGAAATATATGCGCGGGGAGCTGGAGTTGAGAGGAATTATACTAAAGCGCTTGAATGGCTTACACTTGCAGCAAAACAGCAGCTTTATTCGGCTTATAATGGCATGGGGTATTTGTATGTCAAGGGCTATGGAGTGGAAAAGAAGAACTACACTAAA gcaaAAGAATACTTTGAGAGGGCTGCTGACAATGAAGATGCTGGTGGGCACTATAACCTTGGAGTAATACATCTTAAAGGGATTGGGGTAAAGAGAGATGTAAAGCTAGCATGCCAATATTTTATAGTAGCTGCTAATGCAGGTCAACCAAAGGCATTTTACCAGCTGGCAAAGATGTTTCATAAGGGCGTGGGGCTTAAAAAGAATCTTCCTATG GCTACTGGATTATACAAACTAGTAGCAGAACGAGGCCCATGGAACTCCTTGTCCAGATGGGCATTGGAATCATACCTAAAAGGCAATGTAGGAAAAGCATCCTTGTTGTATTCAAGGATGGCTGAGCTGGGCTATGAGATTGCACAAAGTAATGCTGCATGGATTCTTGACAAATATGCAGAGCATAGCATGTGCGTGGGAGAATCTGGATTTTGTACAGATTCAGAAAGACACCAGCGGGCTCATTCTTTGTGGTGGGAAGCTTCAGAGCAGGGTAATGAACATGCTGCTTTGCTGATTGGTGATGCATATTACTATGGTCGG ggcACTGTGAGGGATTATGAACGAGCAGCAGAGGCTTACATGCATGCCAAATCTCAATCTAATGCACAAGCTATGTTCAATCTTGGTTACATGCATGAGCATGGTAAAGGACTTCCATTTGACCTTCATCTTGCCAAGCGATACTATGACCAAGCTCTAGAGATCGATTCTGCAGCAAAGTTACCTGTCACACTGGCCCTCACAAGCTTGTGGATAAGAAAGAACTACGCAGACAGTTTCATG GTACAAGTGATTGATTCGTTGCCTGAATTCTATCCAAAAATCGAAGCATGGGTGGAGAAAGTTATCCTGGAAGAAGGGAATGCAACAATACTTACTCTATTTGTCTGTCTTCTTACGGTTCTCTATTTTCGTGAAAGGCAACGCAGGAATGCTGGTGTTGCTGCTGGTGAGGTTGGCATACCAGACCAACCTATTGAGCATGCTCCTCCTGCACCCAATTAG